A region of Lycium barbarum isolate Lr01 chromosome 3, ASM1917538v2, whole genome shotgun sequence DNA encodes the following proteins:
- the LOC132630849 gene encoding probable L-gulonolactone oxidase 6, whose protein sequence is MGDPKIFLKLSWIFFMIYSVKSSPPEDPIKCSSKTNLNCTITNSYGAFPDRTICKAAQAVFPTTEEEIISIVANATKEKRKMKVATRFSHSIPKLVCPDGEDGLLISTKFLSKILRVDQENMTMTVESGVTLKQLIREAAKAGLVLPYTPYWWGLTIGGLLGTGAHGSTLWGLGSSVHDYIVQLRIITPDEAANNYAKVRTLTNGNPELDAARVSLGVLGVISQVTLKLQPVFKRSITLSERNDSDLGDDAAKFGRQHEFADFTWYPSQRKVVYRIDDRVPANIPGNGLNDFLGFRSTSSLVLAILRTSEETQESTNDAFGKCSSAKIATSTLKIGAYGFTNNGFAFTGYPMVGFHNRFQASGTCLDSLEDARITTCPWDSRVKGLFFHQTTFSISLSKVKDFIEDVQRLVALEPRALCVLDLYNGILMRYLTTSNAYLGEQEDALDFDITYYRSKDPMSPRLFEDFLEEIEQLAFFKYEALPHWGKNRNVAFIGAISKYKNADKFLKVKQSYDQLGLFSSEWTDQVLGLKDGLTIVKEGCALEGLCICSEDIHCAPKKGYFCRPGRTYKEARVCTRLSSR, encoded by the exons ATGGGTGACCCCAAAATCTTCTTGAAACTAAGCTGGATTTTCTTTATGATTTACTCAGTGAAATCTAGCCCACCTGAAGATCCCATAAAATGTTCATCCAAAACCAACCTTAACTGCACCATTACAAACTCTTATGGTGCCTTCCCGGATCGGACCATTTGCAAGGCAGCTCAAGCTGTTTTTCCAACCACAGAAGAAGAGATCATTTCTATAGTGGCAAACGCaacaaaggaaaaaagaaaaatgaaagtgGCGACTCGGTTTTCACACAGCATACCAAAGTTGGTTTGTCCAGATGGTGAAGATGGATTGCTTATAAGTACAAAGTTTCTAAGCAAGATCCTAAGAGTAGATCAAGAAAACATGACCATGACGGTTGAAAGTGGGGTGACTTTGAAACAGTTGATCCGTGAGGCGGCCAAGGCAGGACTGGTCCTGCCTTATACGCCTTACTGGTGGGGTTTAACCATTGGTGGCCTACTTGGGACAg GTGCTCACGGAAGTACTCTTTGGGGTTTGGGAAGTTCGGTACATGATTATATTGTGCAACTTCGAATTATCACACCAGATGAAGCGGCAAATAATTATGCTAAAGTACGTACACTGACAAATGGTAACCCTGAGCTGGATGCAGCTAGAGTGTCCCTAGGTGTTCTTGGAGTTATTTCACAG GTGACACTGAAACTGCAACCAGTGTTCAAACGTTCAATTACCCTTTCAGAAAGGAATGACTCAGATTTGGGGGATGATGCAGCTAAGTTTGGGAGACAACATGAATTTGCAGATTTTACATGGTATCCTAGTCAGCGCAAGGTTGTTTATAG GATTGATGATCGAGTTCCTGCCAACATTCCTGGCAATGGCCTTAATGATTTTCTAGGATTTCGCTCTACATCTTCACTCGTCCTCGCCATTTTAAGAACTTCAG AGGAGACTCAAGAATCTACAAACGATGCTTTTGGAAAATGTTCAAGTGCCAAAATCGCCACTTCCACATTGAAGATTGGTGCTTATGGGTTCACAAACAATG GTTTTGCCTTTACTGGCTACCCAATGGTTGGATTTCACAATCGATTCCAAGCATCAGGAACATGCCTAGACAGCCTTGAAGATGCAAGAATCACAACATGTCCTTGGGATTCTAGAGTTAAAGGTCTCTTCTTTCACCAAACAACATTCAGTATTAGCTTATCGAAAGTCAAAGACTTCATTGAAGATGTCCAAAGGCTAGTTGCTTTGGAGCCTAGGGCACTATGTGTCCTAGACTTATACAATGGCATCCTCATGAGGTACCTTACAACTTCAAATGCTTACTTGGGTGAACAAGAAGATGCTTTGGATTTTGACATCACATATTACCGAAGCAAGGACCCAATGTCTCCTAGGCTCTTTGAAGATTTCCTTGAAGAGATAGAGCAACTTGCATTCTTCAAATATGAGGCCTTGCCACATTGGGGAAAGAATAGGAATGTGGCATTTATTGGAGCAATCAGCAAGTACAAAAATGCTGACAAATTCTTGAAAGTGAAACAAAGCTATGACCAATTAGGGTTATTTTCAAGTGAGTGGACAGATCAAGTTCTAGGCTTAAAAGATGGGCTGACCATAGTCAAAGAGGGGTGTGCTCTAGAAGGACTATGCATTTGCTCTGAAGATATTCATTGTGCCCCAAAGAAGGGTTACTTCTGTCGACCAGGCAGAACTTACAAAGAAGCGAGGGTGTGTACTCGTTTGTCGTCACGATAG